Proteins encoded in a region of the Isosphaeraceae bacterium EP7 genome:
- a CDS encoding redoxin family protein — MRTSRLVGLLILGLSAQSMGAEPEKSPEAKGRLDAVSKAYRALEGYADQGHIELIATIDGKVRNETAAASLAFARPNKVRVDTDMVKLHSDGSTLTTSVTPLKRYIAGPAPQLIATDSLIDGPMAATLFSGPVGLPPLLTLNFLVSEDPLKLIGDLAEGWNVEADAKVEGKSFQVVRLDMSKGPDLKLLIDPETKLLGRIEVLFPKPEGDGPVPGTKVSIDSCIWIAGAVETKAPAADLFAFKVPAGYEKVASLQEAIADKPGDAEAQSSLVGKPAPEFTMMAIDAPGKPKPLTKKDFAGKVVLIDFWATWCGPCLKELPEIQKMVEAYAKSEKPLAVIALSVDDNDGVDLIPARTLIEETLKEKKITLTGNSVGRLAIDPGGEIGKAYQANAIPMLVLLDAKGVVRAVHIGYTERSELTAEIDALLDGKPLPGEAANKDDKPAD, encoded by the coding sequence ATGCGAACTTCCCGCCTCGTCGGACTGCTGATCCTGGGCCTGTCGGCCCAATCGATGGGGGCCGAGCCAGAGAAATCGCCCGAGGCGAAGGGGAGGCTCGATGCGGTCTCCAAGGCATACCGCGCCCTGGAAGGCTATGCCGATCAGGGGCATATCGAGCTGATCGCCACCATAGACGGCAAGGTGCGCAACGAGACGGCCGCCGCCAGCCTGGCCTTCGCCCGGCCGAACAAGGTTCGCGTCGACACCGACATGGTCAAGCTGCACAGCGACGGCTCGACCCTGACGACGTCGGTCACCCCCCTGAAGCGCTACATCGCCGGCCCGGCACCCCAGCTCATCGCCACCGACTCGCTCATCGACGGGCCGATGGCCGCCACCCTGTTCAGCGGACCGGTTGGCCTGCCGCCGCTCCTGACCCTGAACTTCCTGGTGTCCGAAGACCCTTTGAAGCTGATCGGCGACCTGGCCGAAGGCTGGAACGTCGAGGCCGACGCGAAGGTCGAGGGCAAGTCGTTCCAGGTCGTCCGGCTGGACATGTCGAAGGGCCCCGACCTGAAGCTCCTGATCGATCCCGAGACGAAGCTGCTCGGCCGGATCGAGGTCCTGTTCCCCAAGCCCGAAGGTGACGGCCCGGTCCCAGGGACCAAGGTCTCGATCGACTCCTGCATCTGGATCGCTGGAGCCGTGGAGACCAAGGCGCCCGCCGCCGACCTCTTCGCCTTCAAAGTTCCGGCCGGCTACGAGAAAGTCGCCTCGCTCCAGGAGGCGATCGCCGACAAGCCCGGGGACGCCGAAGCCCAGAGCTCCCTGGTGGGCAAGCCGGCCCCCGAGTTCACCATGATGGCAATCGACGCCCCCGGCAAGCCGAAGCCTCTGACCAAAAAGGACTTCGCCGGCAAGGTGGTGCTCATCGACTTCTGGGCAACCTGGTGCGGACCCTGCCTTAAGGAGCTACCCGAGATCCAGAAGATGGTCGAGGCCTACGCCAAGTCGGAGAAGCCGCTGGCGGTGATCGCCTTGAGCGTCGACGACAACGACGGCGTGGACCTGATCCCCGCGCGGACCCTCATCGAAGAGACGCTCAAGGAGAAGAAGATCACCCTGACGGGCAACTCGGTCGGTCGGTTGGCGATCGACCCGGGCGGAGAGATCGGCAAGGCCTACCAGGCCAATGCGATCCCGATGCTCGTGCTGCTCGACGCGAAAGGTGTCGTCCGGGCCGTGCACATCGGCTACACCGAGCGATCAGAACTGACCGCCGAGATCGACGCCCTTCTCGACGGCAAGCCGCTGCCCGGCGAGGCGGCGAACAAGGACGACAAGCCCGCCGACTGA
- the hemB gene encoding porphobilinogen synthase, producing MFQPAQGYPTHQLRRLRGHAQMRALVRENHLSTDDFIYPLFLYHGTNLKREIASMPGQYQLSLDRMSEVIAEVVDCKIPAVVLFGIPQHKDADGSSALLDDGIVQQAIRRIKLQAPDLMVITDVCFCEYTDHGHCGPLVDRGGRIDVDNAATLPLLARQAVSHARAGADMVAPSGMMDGMIGAIRAGLDESGFSHIPILSYAAKFASAYYGPFRDAAESTPSFGDRKGYQMDPANGLEPLREVAIDLAEGADLVMVKPALAYMDIIRRVKDRFEVPVAAYNVSGEYAMVKAAAARGWIDERRVVLETLLGFKRAGADMILTYHALDAARWLRAGE from the coding sequence ATGTTCCAGCCCGCCCAAGGCTATCCCACTCACCAACTCCGACGTCTCCGCGGCCACGCCCAGATGCGTGCCCTGGTGCGTGAGAACCACCTCTCGACCGACGATTTCATCTATCCACTATTCCTCTATCACGGCACGAACCTGAAGCGCGAGATTGCGTCGATGCCGGGGCAATATCAGCTCTCGCTCGACCGCATGAGTGAGGTGATCGCCGAGGTCGTCGACTGCAAGATTCCGGCCGTCGTCCTGTTCGGGATCCCGCAGCACAAGGACGCCGACGGCTCGTCGGCCTTGCTCGACGACGGGATCGTCCAGCAGGCCATCCGCCGGATCAAGCTCCAGGCACCCGACCTGATGGTGATCACCGACGTCTGCTTCTGCGAATACACCGACCACGGCCATTGCGGGCCTCTGGTGGATCGGGGCGGACGTATCGACGTGGACAACGCGGCGACTCTGCCCCTTCTGGCTCGGCAGGCCGTCAGCCACGCCAGGGCCGGTGCCGACATGGTGGCGCCCTCGGGGATGATGGACGGGATGATCGGCGCGATCCGCGCGGGACTCGATGAGTCGGGTTTCTCCCACATTCCCATCCTTTCCTACGCCGCCAAGTTTGCCAGCGCCTATTACGGCCCCTTCCGCGACGCCGCCGAGAGCACCCCCTCCTTCGGCGACCGGAAGGGATATCAAATGGACCCCGCCAACGGCCTTGAGCCGCTGCGCGAGGTGGCCATCGACCTGGCCGAGGGGGCCGACCTCGTCATGGTCAAGCCGGCGCTCGCGTACATGGATATCATCCGACGGGTCAAGGATCGGTTTGAGGTCCCCGTCGCGGCCTACAACGTCTCGGGCGAATACGCCATGGTGAAGGCCGCCGCCGCCCGTGGCTGGATCGACGAGCGCCGGGTCGTGCTGGAGACGCTCCTCGGATTCAAGCGCGCCGGTGCCGACATGATCCTGACGTATCACGCCCTGGATGCCGCCCGATGGCTCCGCGCGGGCGAGTGA
- the hemL gene encoding glutamate-1-semialdehyde 2,1-aminomutase: protein MTPSTPASSVPSYELPLSHKAFVRANRSIPGGVNSPARAFGAVGGEPPFMARAAGQYLHDIDGHTYIDYIGSWGPMILGHGHPRVRAAIEAALDQGTTFGAPTTREVDIAEAVIAAVPSIEKVRFVSSGTEASMSAVRVARGVTGRDKIIKMTGHYHGHVDALLVAAGSAATTLGTPNSPGVTAGAVADTILCPFNDSKAVAEAFARYPGQIAAVLLEPVAGNMGLVPPKSGYLESLRDLTRKDGALLFFDEVMTGFRLAYGGAQERYGVTPDMTGLGKIIGGGLPAAAYGAAGSIMDFVSPAGPIYQAGTLSGNPLAMAAGLATLEELNEGTHYERLETLSRRLEEGLHRAAFDARVPHVVQRVGSMLTLFFHDGPVENYEDAKRSDTKLFARFFWEMLARGVYLPCSQFEAAFVSSAHTEADIDHTIKAAAEALKVSVG from the coding sequence ATGACTCCAAGCACCCCCGCCTCGTCCGTCCCGTCGTATGAGCTGCCCCTCAGCCACAAGGCGTTTGTCCGGGCGAATCGATCGATTCCCGGCGGAGTGAATAGCCCGGCGAGGGCCTTCGGGGCCGTCGGCGGCGAGCCCCCGTTCATGGCTCGCGCCGCGGGGCAGTATCTCCACGACATCGACGGCCACACCTACATCGATTACATCGGCTCGTGGGGCCCGATGATCCTCGGCCACGGCCACCCCCGGGTCCGCGCCGCGATCGAGGCCGCACTCGACCAGGGGACGACCTTCGGCGCACCGACCACGCGCGAGGTGGACATCGCCGAGGCGGTGATCGCCGCCGTGCCGTCGATCGAGAAGGTTCGTTTCGTATCCTCGGGCACCGAGGCGTCGATGTCGGCCGTGCGCGTGGCGCGCGGCGTCACCGGCCGTGACAAGATCATCAAGATGACCGGCCATTATCACGGGCACGTCGACGCCCTGCTCGTCGCGGCCGGATCGGCGGCCACCACGCTCGGCACCCCCAACAGCCCGGGTGTCACGGCCGGTGCCGTGGCCGACACGATCCTCTGCCCGTTCAACGACTCGAAGGCGGTCGCCGAGGCTTTCGCCCGCTATCCTGGGCAAATCGCCGCGGTCTTGCTGGAGCCAGTCGCCGGCAACATGGGGCTCGTCCCACCGAAGTCGGGGTACCTTGAGAGCCTCCGCGACCTGACCCGCAAGGATGGGGCGCTGCTGTTCTTCGATGAGGTGATGACCGGCTTCCGCCTCGCTTATGGCGGCGCCCAGGAGCGTTACGGCGTGACGCCCGACATGACCGGGTTGGGCAAGATCATCGGCGGCGGGCTTCCCGCGGCGGCGTATGGCGCGGCCGGCTCGATCATGGATTTTGTTTCTCCGGCCGGGCCGATCTATCAGGCCGGGACCCTTTCGGGCAATCCGCTTGCCATGGCCGCGGGGCTGGCGACTTTGGAGGAGCTGAACGAAGGGACGCACTACGAACGGCTCGAGACGCTCTCGCGCAGGCTGGAAGAGGGGCTGCACCGCGCGGCGTTCGATGCCAGGGTGCCGCACGTCGTCCAGCGGGTCGGGAGCATGCTCACGCTCTTCTTCCATGACGGCCCTGTCGAGAACTACGAGGACGCCAAGCGCAGCGATACGAAGCTCTTCGCCCGCTTCTTCTGGGAGATGCTCGCCCGGGGCGTCTACCTGCCGTGCAGCCAATTCGAGGCCGCCTTCGTCTCGTCGGCCCACACCGAGGCCGACATCGACCATACCATCAAGGCCGCGGCCGAGGCGCTCAAGGTGAGCGTCGGCTGA
- a CDS encoding glycosyltransferase family A protein, producing the protein MDEFPADPASLGPRRHALTIVIPVYNGGDDLGRCLRGLGTSTRTDYELIVVDDGSTDASASLAASFGARVLRRDRPGGPALARNDGAHVASAPIVFFLDADVVVHPDTLARAIARFDADPGLAALFGSYDDTPADPGLVSRFRNLLHHYVHQSGEFVDDTRPARTFWTGCGAIRRSSFLGVGGFDPRLYRRPAIEDIELGYRLTRAKQKIVLARDVLATHLKRWTLANVVRTDIVCRGVPWLLLMKRERIPETDLNVKSSQKLSVALAVLAIMLVPTSFWIPGAAAVAAGCVGLNAWLNRDFYRFLARRGGWGFALRALPLHYVYFVCCALSVVIAEAIWHLGLGPREAAKAQDGATERGEAAGATMRRPHAAKARRPAAPWTRNRESRSSDPIIDEARSRRPSR; encoded by the coding sequence ATGGATGAGTTCCCCGCCGATCCGGCGAGCTTGGGGCCTCGGAGGCACGCGCTCACCATCGTCATCCCCGTTTATAACGGGGGAGACGACCTGGGACGCTGCCTCCGGGGCCTCGGCACATCAACCCGGACAGATTACGAACTGATCGTCGTCGACGATGGCTCGACCGACGCCTCTGCGTCGCTCGCCGCCTCCTTCGGCGCGCGGGTCCTCCGTCGCGACCGCCCGGGTGGCCCTGCGCTGGCCCGCAATGACGGGGCCCACGTCGCCTCCGCACCGATCGTCTTTTTCCTCGACGCCGACGTCGTGGTCCACCCCGACACGCTCGCCCGCGCCATCGCCCGCTTCGACGCCGATCCCGGCTTGGCCGCCCTCTTCGGCTCCTACGACGATACGCCCGCCGACCCGGGGCTCGTCAGCCGATTCCGCAACCTCTTGCACCATTATGTCCATCAGTCGGGCGAGTTTGTCGACGACACACGACCCGCCCGGACGTTCTGGACCGGCTGCGGCGCCATCCGCCGCTCCTCCTTCCTCGGCGTTGGCGGATTCGACCCCCGCCTCTATCGTCGTCCCGCGATCGAGGACATCGAGCTCGGCTATCGTCTGACCCGGGCCAAGCAGAAGATTGTCCTGGCCCGCGACGTCCTGGCCACTCACCTGAAGCGCTGGACGCTGGCCAACGTCGTGCGCACCGACATCGTCTGCCGGGGCGTCCCCTGGCTCTTGCTGATGAAGCGAGAGCGGATCCCTGAGACGGATCTGAATGTCAAGTCGTCGCAGAAGCTCAGCGTGGCGCTGGCCGTGCTCGCGATCATGCTAGTCCCGACTTCCTTCTGGATTCCCGGCGCAGCGGCGGTCGCGGCCGGATGCGTGGGGCTCAATGCCTGGCTGAATCGGGACTTCTATCGTTTCCTGGCCCGCCGTGGCGGTTGGGGTTTTGCACTTCGGGCCTTGCCGCTACATTACGTCTACTTCGTCTGCTGCGCCTTGTCGGTCGTGATCGCCGAGGCGATCTGGCATCTCGGCCTCGGCCCTCGCGAGGCGGCGAAGGCCCAGGATGGGGCGACGGAACGGGGGGAGGCGGCCGGCGCAACGATGCGTCGCCCGCACGCCGCCAAGGCACGGAGGCCGGCCGCACCATGGACGCGAAACCGAGAGTCGCGCTCGTCCGATCCGATAATCGACGAGGCGCGATCGCGCAGGCCCTCACGCTAG
- a CDS encoding DUF362 domain-containing protein, with product MDAKPRVALVRSDNRRGAIAQALTLVSDDLRRVASPEVLLKPNLVSHSRQGPSTHADALSATLDALFAAGSQRVTVAEGASDAAAGFERMGYLRETAGRPVSYFDINRDEDAWEMLDLVGVDGRTLRARVSRTIAGSSCRVSLALAKTHMIVPLTMTLKNMLSSIHPADRVMMHGYPAGQNGTKGWKRHIVNWLKRDDLLVNLATRTMGRGRNLVHAARRLDSIDGHTRLNGSERHFLKSVAAMQANLVALNHLVRPHFGVIDAFVGMHREGPRHGTPIRLGIAAAGADPVAVDAVVAASMGFDPMEIGYLRDADAAGLGVARLDAIEIVGDRLATVIRKCVPHSTHVIQRHVSSVVGRPVGAAGPALRGPHASGSRTLAGRPKESDA from the coding sequence ATGGACGCGAAACCGAGAGTCGCGCTCGTCCGATCCGATAATCGACGAGGCGCGATCGCGCAGGCCCTCACGCTAGTTTCCGACGACCTGCGCCGCGTAGCCTCGCCCGAAGTTCTGCTGAAGCCGAATCTCGTCAGCCACTCGAGGCAGGGCCCGTCGACCCACGCCGATGCCCTGTCGGCCACCCTCGACGCCCTGTTCGCCGCGGGGTCGCAACGAGTCACCGTCGCCGAAGGGGCCAGCGACGCGGCCGCGGGCTTCGAACGCATGGGATACCTGCGCGAGACGGCCGGCCGGCCCGTCTCTTATTTCGACATCAACCGGGATGAAGATGCCTGGGAGATGCTCGACCTGGTCGGGGTGGACGGCCGGACGCTGCGGGCCCGCGTCTCGCGGACGATCGCGGGGTCATCCTGTCGCGTCTCGCTCGCGCTGGCCAAGACCCACATGATCGTCCCCCTGACGATGACGCTCAAGAATATGCTTTCCAGCATCCACCCGGCCGACCGCGTGATGATGCACGGCTACCCGGCCGGCCAGAACGGCACGAAGGGTTGGAAACGGCACATCGTCAACTGGCTCAAGCGAGACGATCTCCTCGTCAATCTGGCCACTCGCACGATGGGCCGGGGTCGTAACCTGGTCCACGCGGCCAGGCGGCTTGACTCGATCGACGGGCACACCCGCCTGAACGGGTCGGAGCGGCATTTCCTCAAGTCGGTCGCGGCGATGCAGGCCAATCTCGTCGCCCTCAATCACCTCGTCCGACCCCACTTCGGAGTGATCGACGCCTTCGTGGGCATGCACCGGGAAGGACCGAGGCACGGCACCCCGATCCGGTTGGGGATCGCCGCGGCCGGGGCCGATCCGGTTGCCGTGGACGCCGTCGTCGCCGCCTCGATGGGCTTCGATCCCATGGAGATCGGCTACCTGCGGGACGCCGACGCCGCAGGGTTGGGTGTGGCACGGCTCGACGCCATCGAGATCGTCGGCGATCGCCTGGCGACGGTAATTCGCAAGTGCGTGCCGCATTCGACGCACGTCATTCAGCGGCATGTTTCGAGCGTCGTGGGGCGCCCCGTCGGGGCCGCCGGACCCGCTCTCCGGGGCCCGCACGCGTCTGGGTCTCGCACGCTAGCCGGTCGTCCGAAGGAATCGGACGCCTGA
- a CDS encoding Gfo/Idh/MocA family oxidoreductase, whose translation MDAGNRDLGVLVVGVGFLGSLRTAAVAAARGMKLVAVLDPDEARARAVAARHAVCTLPDMATGLAMPGVDLVIVATPHSDHAQAVHAALSAGKHVLCEKPLATSPEDARALAYQADAAGLRLATGLNHRFYKPISDALDLIRSGALGRVDSVRATIGHSATAEFLSGWHSDPRISGGGTLADNGPHACDLIRHLLTEVVAVKGYVQQGLHLPEGCETEAFALFRNHDLGVGELHSSWSQPEGYLTLEIRGTQGHLRVETAPWLLTGRVRSGKAIRRRYVSERLAEKAYRWRHGCESSLVLELESFVEGLATGLPGPAATGWDGVRAAEMVAAVYESDRTGEEEFIAPWRDAPEILVREDAPKERVA comes from the coding sequence ATGGATGCCGGCAATCGGGATCTGGGCGTGCTGGTGGTGGGCGTTGGTTTCCTGGGCTCCCTGAGGACAGCCGCGGTCGCCGCGGCTCGCGGGATGAAACTCGTCGCGGTGCTCGACCCCGACGAGGCCAGGGCCCGCGCCGTGGCCGCACGCCACGCGGTCTGCACGTTGCCCGACATGGCGACGGGCCTGGCGATGCCCGGCGTCGATCTGGTCATCGTCGCCACGCCTCACTCCGATCACGCCCAGGCCGTGCACGCCGCGCTCTCGGCCGGGAAACACGTCCTCTGCGAGAAGCCGCTCGCGACGAGCCCCGAAGACGCCCGCGCCCTCGCGTATCAAGCCGATGCCGCCGGCCTTCGGCTCGCCACCGGCCTGAATCACCGGTTCTACAAGCCGATCAGCGACGCGCTGGACCTGATCCGGTCCGGTGCCCTGGGCCGGGTCGACTCGGTACGCGCCACGATCGGCCATTCTGCGACCGCCGAATTCCTCTCCGGATGGCACTCCGACCCGCGCATTTCCGGCGGAGGCACGCTGGCCGACAACGGCCCCCACGCCTGTGACCTGATCAGGCACCTGCTGACGGAAGTCGTTGCGGTGAAGGGCTACGTTCAGCAGGGCCTGCACCTGCCCGAAGGGTGCGAGACCGAGGCATTCGCCCTCTTCCGCAACCATGACCTCGGCGTCGGCGAGCTGCACTCGAGTTGGAGCCAGCCCGAGGGCTACCTCACGCTGGAGATCCGCGGAACGCAGGGGCACCTGCGCGTCGAGACCGCCCCCTGGTTGCTCACCGGTCGCGTGCGGTCGGGCAAGGCGATTCGCCGGCGATACGTCTCGGAGCGGCTGGCGGAGAAGGCTTATCGCTGGCGTCACGGCTGCGAGTCGAGCCTTGTCCTTGAGCTGGAATCGTTCGTCGAAGGCCTGGCGACCGGCTTGCCGGGGCCGGCCGCGACCGGCTGGGATGGCGTGCGGGCCGCCGAGATGGTGGCGGCCGTTTATGAGTCGGATCGGACAGGCGAAGAAGAGTTCATCGCCCCCTGGCGCGATGCCCCCGAGATCCTCGTCCGCGAGGACGCCCCCAAGGAGCGCGTCGCATGA
- a CDS encoding polysaccharide deacetylase family protein yields the protein MTTKVAAFGPLPILTYHGFGLGHAATTADPEWFVETLDALAGEGFHCVDLEAWIRAGRPAVDRGFALTFDDGLASILDVAERVVHHGFTATVFVVTDRVGQENDWPGQPGWVPQERLLSWPELLDLDRSGLRLGAHGRTHRRLGRLDDATVADELRGSQDAIEQRTGRACSLFAYPYGDTSAGVRSQVRTLFDGGLGTCPGLACLADHPAHLPRVDAYDLRTPAALRSLLEGSLAGRLRLRWVVRAARACLVSRPD from the coding sequence ATGACGACCAAGGTCGCGGCATTCGGGCCGCTCCCCATCCTCACGTATCACGGCTTCGGGCTCGGTCACGCCGCCACCACGGCCGATCCCGAATGGTTCGTCGAGACCCTCGACGCGCTCGCCGGCGAAGGCTTCCACTGCGTCGATCTGGAAGCCTGGATCCGGGCCGGACGGCCGGCCGTCGACCGAGGGTTCGCCCTGACGTTCGACGACGGCCTGGCCTCGATCCTGGACGTCGCGGAGCGGGTCGTGCATCACGGCTTCACCGCGACCGTCTTCGTCGTCACCGACCGCGTCGGGCAAGAGAATGACTGGCCCGGTCAGCCCGGTTGGGTTCCTCAGGAGCGGCTCCTTTCCTGGCCTGAACTGCTGGACCTTGACCGTTCAGGCCTCCGTCTGGGTGCCCACGGTCGGACTCACAGGCGTCTTGGTCGACTCGACGACGCAACGGTTGCCGACGAACTTCGCGGGTCTCAGGACGCGATCGAGCAGCGCACGGGCCGTGCCTGCTCGCTCTTCGCTTACCCCTACGGCGACACGTCCGCCGGGGTTCGCTCGCAGGTCCGCACGCTCTTCGATGGCGGCCTCGGCACCTGTCCAGGCCTGGCATGCCTCGCGGATCACCCGGCCCACCTTCCTCGTGTCGACGCCTACGACTTGCGGACCCCGGCCGCCCTGCGTTCCCTGCTTGAAGGTTCGCTCGCAGGCCGCCTCCGCCTTCGATGGGTCGTCCGGGCCGCCCGAGCTTGTCTCGTTAGCCGACCGGACTGA
- a CDS encoding methyltransferase domain-containing protein, with amino-acid sequence MSTLIAESAVATRAIAPSRALGLACVVCRGELLSHGGGHECEACSHVYPDIAGIPDMRLANDRYLSLDEERAKALRLAAGESTGDLGSMVSAYYAMTADVDARRRAGFSSHIEGAERRGATLAGLLPKRGQILEVGCGSGGFLSACRDRGLDAVGVDIGLRWLVMARRRLADRGGTASLVAASADRLPWPDATFDAVVADSVLEHTDDALASLCEWRRVLKPGGRLLVWSPNRHFLGRDPHVFLVGVGWMPRSWAERYVRLRRGDIWLPNCLTPAESRTLADEAGFSNLMVGPVDIPESWARSPRQRLAIRLTSAWTRVPVIRSAWLGLGPLWQLSGVAS; translated from the coding sequence TTGTCGACCTTGATCGCAGAATCGGCCGTCGCGACCCGGGCGATCGCTCCGTCAAGGGCGCTCGGGCTGGCCTGCGTCGTCTGCCGTGGCGAGCTTCTCTCGCATGGCGGCGGTCACGAATGCGAGGCGTGCAGTCACGTTTATCCGGACATCGCTGGCATCCCAGACATGCGCCTCGCCAACGATCGGTATCTCAGCCTGGACGAAGAGCGAGCGAAGGCCCTGCGTCTCGCCGCCGGTGAATCTACTGGCGATCTTGGATCGATGGTCTCGGCCTATTACGCGATGACCGCCGACGTGGACGCACGCCGTCGCGCCGGGTTCTCCTCGCACATCGAAGGGGCCGAACGCCGCGGCGCGACGCTCGCGGGCTTGCTCCCGAAACGGGGCCAGATCCTCGAGGTCGGATGCGGAAGCGGCGGATTCCTTTCGGCCTGTCGGGACAGGGGACTCGATGCGGTCGGCGTGGACATCGGCCTTCGTTGGCTGGTCATGGCGAGGCGTCGCCTGGCTGATCGTGGAGGGACGGCCTCCCTGGTCGCGGCGTCCGCCGATCGGCTCCCCTGGCCCGACGCCACCTTCGATGCGGTGGTGGCGGACAGCGTCCTGGAACATACCGATGACGCCCTTGCATCGCTCTGCGAGTGGCGACGCGTCCTGAAGCCCGGGGGCCGGCTGCTGGTCTGGTCGCCCAACCGTCACTTCCTGGGCCGCGATCCCCACGTCTTTCTGGTCGGTGTCGGCTGGATGCCGCGGTCCTGGGCCGAGCGATACGTACGGCTCCGTCGCGGTGACATCTGGCTACCGAACTGTCTTACTCCGGCCGAGTCGAGGACGCTTGCCGACGAGGCCGGGTTCTCGAACCTGATGGTCGGGCCGGTGGACATCCCCGAGTCGTGGGCCCGATCGCCTCGCCAGCGGCTAGCCATCCGCCTCACCTCGGCATGGACTCGGGTGCCGGTCATTCGATCCGCGTGGCTAGGCCTGGGCCCGCTCTGGCAACTTTCGGGGGTGGCTTCATGA
- a CDS encoding class I SAM-dependent methyltransferase translates to MSIGLSIDEPAYFDRLAQVEAEHWWSRGMWRLASHWLDAAIGETHLARALDVGCGAGGTAIRLADRYRIGEIIGLDPSEAALDRARRRHDGPLILGSALELPFEDASFDLVACLDVMQHLPEDDDARAASELHRVLRPGGLALVRSNALSRRAYRGEGVRALGLRHLVGVLSDAGLKIRRASRANCLPAMAEEVRGRLGSRPRQVNASKPEGGGLCIRVPSPAVNRIMGAVSTAEAWVAGRAGVPLPYGHSTMVLATREGG, encoded by the coding sequence ATGAGCATCGGCCTGAGTATCGACGAGCCCGCCTATTTCGATCGTCTGGCGCAAGTTGAGGCCGAGCACTGGTGGTCTCGCGGCATGTGGCGCCTCGCGTCGCATTGGCTCGACGCGGCCATCGGCGAGACCCACCTCGCCCGCGCCCTTGATGTCGGCTGCGGGGCAGGGGGGACTGCGATCCGCCTCGCCGATCGCTATCGGATCGGCGAGATCATCGGCCTCGATCCGAGCGAGGCGGCACTCGACCGGGCCCGGCGCCGCCACGACGGGCCGCTCATCCTGGGCTCGGCCCTTGAACTCCCATTCGAGGATGCCTCGTTCGACCTGGTCGCCTGCCTCGACGTGATGCAGCACCTGCCCGAGGACGACGATGCGAGGGCCGCTTCGGAGCTGCACCGGGTCCTCCGGCCTGGTGGCCTGGCGCTGGTCCGGTCCAATGCGCTCAGCCGGCGTGCCTATCGGGGCGAGGGGGTGCGTGCCCTGGGCCTGCGGCACCTCGTCGGGGTGCTCAGCGACGCAGGGTTGAAGATTCGTCGTGCCAGCCGCGCCAACTGTCTTCCGGCGATGGCCGAGGAGGTGCGAGGGCGGCTCGGGTCACGACCGAGGCAGGTCAACGCCTCGAAACCGGAGGGGGGCGGCCTCTGCATCCGGGTCCCATCGCCGGCAGTCAACCGCATCATGGGTGCGGTCTCGACGGCCGAGGCATGGGTGGCGGGCAGGGCGGGCGTGCCGCTCCCTTACGGGCATAGCACGATGGTCCTGGCCACACGCGAGGGAGGTTGA